GCACATTTCTCAGCGGCTTGTCGGACTGCTCCAACCTGACCTTCAGAAAGGTGCAGCGCTTCTGGGAGTCCAATTCAGCAGCTCACAAAGAGGTAGGAATTGCACTGAAGGCAGATCATTAATTCACAGCACCTCATTAATGAATAGTTTAATGGGATATTGTGAGTTGTGGGGTGTGTGAAAATGTCGCCCTTTTACATTAGGagcaaaatctaaaaaattGAGGGTAGTGTTGAAAAGTTGTTTGACATTTCTAGGAGTTAATGCAAAGACATCAACTCTACTTACAAATTTATAAAAGATTTTGAGTGTCCCTGTAGCTGTAACATTGTCACCTGATGTCACTCACAGATCTGTGCAGTATTGGCAGCTGTTACTGAGGTGATCCGTGGTCAAGGAGGGAAAGAGACTGAAACAGAGTACTTTGCGGCTTTGGTAagtttagccttttttttttttttaatgctcacTAAGGCATTACCAAATAACTTGTGGTGTGCTGAAAAGTGATAGTGAACCTAGGTATTGTGTCTGAAAATGAACCATGCCTGTGCTATTCATAGATGACCACCCTGGAGGTTGTGGATTCAGCAGAGTCACAGGCTGCAGTGGCGTACCTCCTCAACCTGGTCATGAAACGGTTGGACTTAAACACCTTCttcctccaaaacaaaaacccccaTTCATGTCAAAGCTAATTAGATATGATTGGAAATGTTTGTCATCTGATTGGTGTTTTGCGTTCCCTAGGGTTCCTGCTCCGGTGCTCATCTCTAAGTTCTCGGACACCACAAAGGCACTGATGGACGTCATGTCTAAACAGGCCACGTCTGAGACTGCCTCTGCTCTTAGATGGGTCAGTAGATGTGTCTCTGCACCTGATTTTATCTTTATTGTTCCTTGTTGACAACTTCAGCAAAGATtgagtttctctgttttttcctttttgcaacTATAGATCCTGTCTTGCCTGGCCACTTTGTTGAGGAAGCAGGATGCATCTGTCTGGACTTATCCGTCCACTCTTCAGGCCTACCACGGCCTGCTCAGCTTCACAGTGCATAGCAAGCCTAAGGTTGGTCTCATCCTCCTCAGGAGTAATACATGTTGAATTCAACAATGAATGAGGCCATACAATCGTACAATTTTGtgccatttcattttgtgtccactttttcctctcaggtCCGTAAATCGGCACATCAAGGTGTTTGCTCCATTCTCAGAGGTAGCGACTTCCTGTTTACAGATAATGCCCCAGCCCATCACCCTGCTGCAGCGACCACAGCCAAGTTCTGCATCAAAGAAATGGAGCACGCAGGAGGTAAAATACTGTGGTCATCGACATACTTTACTGAGGCATCCGTCCATACAACCCCAGTATTTACTGATTTGTTCttattgtaaaaaatacagtagCGAGTTgtagtttatttctttttacccCTCAGGCAGCAAAGAGGACACCACCACGCTTCATGTGCTTGGTCTTCTAAAGGAGTTGATGGGGACGTTTCCTCTGGGAGCTGTCAAATCCTGTTGTGAAACTCTGCTGCGAGTGATGACACTCAGCCATGTGGTgagaacacaaaaaacactcatAGGTGCAGCCGGATAACCTTTGTTCATCCGCATCCACAtgtagtttttaatttgtttctggCTGTAGATGGTGACAGCGAGTGCCATGCAGGCCTTCCATAAGCTGTTCAGCGGGAAGCCGAATGCTTCGACCCTCTCACCAGAACTCAACGCACAGATCATCACGGTGAGAGAAAACGCATAAAACCAATGTGCCAAAGTCGTCGTGCAAAGTGTGGTGTGAAAACTCATCCCCATTTCCCATCCCCAGGCTCTGTATGACTACCTGCCCAGTGAGAACGACCTGCAGCCTGTGCTGGCCTGGCTCGCTGTCATGGAGAAAGCACACATTCATTTGGCGAGGTAATGAACTGTGTTTTCCTACAACAGCAAAATTCCTACTTGCATTCATTAGATTTGCGTGTTTTCTAGTCAGATTAGCTGTCAGTATTTTGATCAGCAGTCTCTATGTCCAGCTTGCAGAGTTCTCTGAGTTTGGGTCACCTCCCTCGCCTCTTCTCTGCCGCCATGTCCTGCCTGTTGTCGCCTCATACACAGGTGGTGTCTGCAGCCACCAACACGCTAAAGGTAAAGAAAGAATCCTCAGGACATCCATATTGATTAAGTCAAGTTGATAGAGGTGTTGTGATGTATTAAGGCTTGCTTGGCTCAGGGAATTTCTGGATTGTAATTGAATCTTTAAAGATGCATTCCAGACAGGGAAGTCTATTGatgatttgttttatgttttttttttttttttcccccagactTTGTTGACTGAGTGTGTTGCCCCTTGCTTGGATGAAATGGGCATCATCACTGCCACAGCCTCTGCGGGAAATCCCTCTTACATCTGCAAAATGTTTCGGTAAGTTCCCTGAGCTAGTCTCACTCTTCCACTCTTGTTTGTAGAGGCTACGTGTAAATGCTGATCATGATAATTGTgcccatgtgtgtgtatgtcttccAGTATCATAGAAGAAGGATTGTCTTATCGCTTCCATGCCTCCTGGCCGTTTGTGCTGCAGATCCTGGGCTGCTTCTATCGAGCTGCAGGGAAACAGGCTCACCCCATCATGACCAAGGTATAGTCATAAATCGCTGTCCACTGCTATGTGAGTAAGGAAAGGTAAAGGTTTGCCTGAGTCATTGTGTTGTGTGCTGGACAGTCTCTGCAGTCCCTGGCAGACCTGCGCTCCACTCCTCAGTTCCCCTTCAGTGGAGAGTTGGACCTGGCTATAGGAGGAGCTGTAGAGAGCATGGGGCCTGAAGTTGTGCTTGGTGCTGTGCCTCTCAACATCACTGGCTACAAGTAAggacatataaacacacaaaccctgtggagcagcatttttttcaccattgtTGTGGTTTAAGTGACTGgggattgtatttttttttccccctcatcaggGATGACTTGGAGTTCCCACGAAGCTGGCTGGTCCCGGTCATACGGGATCATGTGAAGAACACTCACCTTGGTTTCTTCAATTCTTATTTCCTCCCTCTGGCCTCTACGCTCAAGCAGAGAGGTAAACCAAATATGTGGTGCTCCACTTGACGGTGCGGTAACTGGGAGGGtggattttctttctctgatgaCTCTGTTCTTGTGTTGCAGCTGAAGAACTGGAGCAAGCAGGACAGAAACTGGAGGCTAAAGTCTACCAGACTTTACAGCTTCAGGTAGCTCAACAAGACTTAACTTGATAATTCACAGTATCGTAAGTAGAAAGACCCATCTAATGAGTTATTAAGATGTACGTGtctgtgctctttttttgttcttcttttttttccagatttggACCATGCTTCCTGGCTTCTGTACATGTCCCGTGGACCTGCTGGCATCCTTCAAAGGCATCGCCCGCACGCTCGGTATGGCTATTAATGAACGGCCAGACCTGAGACTCACAGTGTGCCAAGCTCTGCGCACTATCATCAACAAGAGCTGCTCCACAGGTAGGAGGACACACATGCGTAGCGAGAGAAAGACAACACATAACAAAACCGCTTTAGCTACTTTCTTTTGAATCAAGCCATACAAACACCTGTCTGCTTTATgtctgcagaagaagaaaaggctgAAGTGGGCCGCTTCTCTAAGAACTTCCTGCCCATCCTTTTCAACGTGTACAGCCAGCAGCCTGCGGCTGGAGAGTCCGGCACCTACAGGATGGCTGTGCTGGACACCATCAAACTCTACCTAACTGTCACTGAAACACAGGTCAGTTAAGTTCACCGGCGTTCTGCTGCACATGGGTCTCGTGTGGTTCGGTGATGAAGCCATTACTGTGATTGTGAGCACACAAACCACGCCTGGTCGTGTTTCATGCCGAACTTATCATTTTTGATCGGGCTGTCTGTCCAATCATAGGCCATATTTCTTGTGCTGGTGTATCGCTAATCAAAATGATCATCCTCAGATGATCTGCACTTTCCTGCAAAAAGCCACAGACAAACTGAGCAGCACAGAGACCAATGAGTTCACACGGTAGGACATGAATACAGATTTATTGCTATAGAATTTTGTCTGCCTTATCTGTTACTTATATATTTCagaacacaaataaataaatatcagtgtACTTACTCCCCTGtctctttgcttctctttttctggCTTTCTCTACCCCTCAGGCTGTCAATGATGGACCTTGTGGTTGCCATGGCTCCCTTTGTAGATGAGCTCACCATGACTAAAACCTTTGAGCTGATTAGGCCGTATTTGGAGGTAAGGGTGTACATGCTGTGCTGACTTCAAACCTACTGAACGTAAGTATATTTCTTGTTAACTTTGTGTCTGTTGGTAAATCTGTTTTCAGACTAAAGATCCAGGCATGCAGAAGAAGGCATACCGTGTGCTGGAGGAGATGTgcggaggagagagagatgagtgtAGATCGTTTGTCGTGGCTAATCTGGAAAGACTCAAAGTCGTCCTGCTTGAGACCCTGAAAAATGCCTCTTCACCAGCAAAGAGGGTGAGACCACTGTGtagagggaaataaaataaaccagacATGAGATGGGATTGTATGTCTGGATTTACAGAGCTGTCTGATTGAATCCTCCTATTTGTGTTGCTTCTTCTCAGCCGAGACTCAAGTGTCTGATCCACATCGTGAAAAGGCTCAGCGAAGAACACAAAG
This region of Xiphias gladius isolate SHS-SW01 ecotype Sanya breed wild chromosome 11, ASM1685928v1, whole genome shotgun sequence genomic DNA includes:
- the rrp12 gene encoding RRP12-like protein — its product is MVKSGKLRSGTGSKLKRWKKGHSSDSNPQTSRFREAAKSRFFSRPTGKSDLTVDALKLHNELQAGPLELSAGSHKDAFMEEEPDAALSERTSGTFLSGLSDCSNLTFRKVQRFWESNSAAHKEICAVLAAVTEVIRGQGGKETETEYFAALMTTLEVVDSAESQAAVAYLLNLVMKRVPAPVLISKFSDTTKALMDVMSKQATSETASALRWILSCLATLLRKQDASVWTYPSTLQAYHGLLSFTVHSKPKVRKSAHQGVCSILRGSDFLFTDNAPAHHPAAATTAKFCIKEMEHAGGSKEDTTTLHVLGLLKELMGTFPLGAVKSCCETLLRVMTLSHVMVTASAMQAFHKLFSGKPNASTLSPELNAQIITALYDYLPSENDLQPVLAWLAVMEKAHIHLASLQSSLSLGHLPRLFSAAMSCLLSPHTQVVSAATNTLKTLLTECVAPCLDEMGIITATASAGNPSYICKMFRIIEEGLSYRFHASWPFVLQILGCFYRAAGKQAHPIMTKSLQSLADLRSTPQFPFSGELDLAIGGAVESMGPEVVLGAVPLNITGYKDDLEFPRSWLVPVIRDHVKNTHLGFFNSYFLPLASTLKQRAEELEQAGQKLEAKVYQTLQLQIWTMLPGFCTCPVDLLASFKGIARTLGMAINERPDLRLTVCQALRTIINKSCSTEEEKAEVGRFSKNFLPILFNVYSQQPAAGESGTYRMAVLDTIKLYLTVTETQMICTFLQKATDKLSSTETNEFTRLSMMDLVVAMAPFVDELTMTKTFELIRPYLETKDPGMQKKAYRVLEEMCGGERDECRSFVVANLERLKVVLLETLKNASSPAKRPRLKCLIHIVKRLSEEHKDFITALLPEVIICTKEVSVGARKNSYNLLVEIGNAFIRFCGNRKDAMEQYLVLVYAGLTGSVTMITCTVLALTRIVFEYKDSIEVTTMEQLLHNVCLLLSSRTREIVKAALGFMKVILFIMDPKSLASHVTVMMEGIGNINDDVRRHFRTKLKNIFTKFIRKFGFELVKSMLPAEHHKVLTNIRKAEARTKRRKQAAQQQDNSESEEEAPKTKSESIEDILAESDSDLSEDEGKVQKKAGKQQKGRAWLKEGEEDDPLNFLDPKVSQRVLATNPELKKSTKFEHGFKVTSDGRLIIREDEEEDVKDKDEGEMKDILEEAGVKSKKLQKRKFKDDNIDEDMDIEPQLKYKAGGSGIHRPLGGSQEVGADYKSKKGKGDVKKKGKLDPYAYIPLKKAQLNRRKRAKLQGQFKGMVRGAQKGALSGKRMQKKKRKA